TCGATCTATCTCGGCAAGGAACTGTCGGTGGCGGATTATTCCGAGCACTCCCTCCAGCATGGCTCGAATGCGTCCGCCATCGCCTATGTCGAGATGGAGTACGATGGGGGTAAACTGTTCGGTGCGGGCATCAACACCAATATCGTGACGGCTTCGCTCGAGGCGATCGTCTCCGCTGCGAACCGCGTTCTGGCGAATAGCTGATATGGAAAGCGCCCGGGCTTCTAACCCGGGCGCTTTTCGAATGAATACTGTTGTTAGATAATGCCGGCGATCTTTGTCGCCAAGCCCTCCAGATCGGCATCGGAAGAGGGGCCAGTCAGCACGTAGCTTGCCTGCAAGCCCTGCCAGGTCACCATTCCGATATCGTCTCGAATGCTCTCGCGCATGTCTTTTTCCGGCATGGGCGAAATGAATTTGGTGAAGCATATGGCGATAACCTCGCCATCCCGGTTCTGGTAGATCAGTTCCCCCACCGGCCTTCCGCCTGCCGAAAACAGGCGAGCACCCATGAAGACGAGCTTTTCCGAAGTGAGATCGGGAATGCGAAATGAAATGCCCGTGGTCGCCATCAACCATTCGACGATATGCGCGGATTCGTTCGCCGGAATTTCTACTAGATGTCGCGACTGGCGGGAAAAGAGCCGGTAGTGAGACGCAACATCATCCAGCCAGGCTTTGCTTGGATCGCCCGCGATATCCGCATAGGTCATCATGTGGGACGGGGCGCCGACCATGTAGCCGGCCGCTGCGCCGAGCGCGAACATAATGACGGACGAGGTGATCGCGAGACGGTAGGTAGGCTTGAGCTTTTGCCGAACGGTTTCCTGCTTCGGAAAACGCAAGGCGCGACGGCCTTCCGGTGCTGTCTTGATGCTTCTGACGAGGCTGAGCGAAACCGGCTCTTTCAGCATTTCATTGAACAGCGTTCGACCGTGTTCTGTGGCTTGCCTGAGTTTGTCCGAGGTCAGTTTTGCATTTGGATCATTCGCGAGAATGTCATCCAGTTCAGACTTCTCCGCCTCAGTCACTTCTCCATCCAGCATGGCGGACAAACGGGCATCGAGCGAGGGCTGGCGCAGATTGTCGGACATCAGGCTCGGCGCTCCGCTTCGCTTTCGGTGACAATGGCAAGTTCGCGTCTGGCGGCCAGAACCGTCTCCGCAATGCTGTCCTCCGTCGTTGCCATGACCGCTGCCGCTTCGCGATAGGACAGTTCTTCGACCGCACAGAGCAGAAAGGCCGCAGCCAGTTCCGCGGAGAGGATCATCGGCAATTGTGGTGAACTGGTAGCCGCGGAATGGAGGCAGACGACTGTCTCGTTGGATGCCTTCTTCTTGCGGATTTCCGTTCGCCACAGGGAGCAGATTGCGCCGAACAGGCGCAGATCCAGCCGGTCTTCCGCATCCTGGAACGGTGCCTTCAGCAGAGCCTGACCGCACACCTTGGACACAAGCTCATCCGCCTTCGCCCCGTTCTGCGCAAGAACAAGGGCAAAACGCCGCAAACGGGGCAGCAGGGAAACGAGGTCCCGTCGAATGTCCGTGTTGTTTGGCTTTACGTCCATGAATTCCTTGGTACCGAATCTGTCAATCGTCAAAGTTTCCGAATTATCACTACAGGCCAAGGCTTTCGCCAAACTGGCTACAGTTCTAGTTCGAGAGGTGGTGGCTCCGGAAGTGGTGCCGGTGTTCCGTAAAGAACACGTCGTTGCTCGTGAGCAATGGCATCCGCTTCCTGTGTCAGTCCGAACCGATCACATGCAAGGTTCCAGGAACCAGGTTGGCCCGACAATGTGAAGAAATTATAGGCGGCCGGAGGTTTATGTCCACCCGGCCCCTGCGAGGCTGAAGCGATGCCGACAACCGGCACGCTGCCTGCATGTGTCTTCAAATGGTAGAGTGTATTGAGATGCGTGTGGCCGTGGAGGACAAGCTCTGCGCCGCCGGTGGAGATTGCTGCATTGAAACGGCGAATGCCCAGCATGCGCTTGTGGGAAGCGGCCGCGCCGCGAATGGGTGGATGGTGGATCATCACGACGCGAAACAGACCTTCTTCTCCCGCCTTGCGCAGGAGATTGACGGTTTCGCGGGCCTGCCGGCTGCTGAATAGTCCGCTGGCGGAAAAGGGCAGGGTCGCATTTGAGGTAGAGCAGCCGATGATGGCGATTGGTCCGCGGCGGCGATAGGTCGGGAAAATGTGGTCCTCGTCGGACCAGTCATTCGGATCATTGTCCGCCGCGATGAACGGATACCATTCTCGCACGGAGCGATCGTGAGCGCCGGGCACATAGGCATCGTGATTACCGGGCACTACCGTCGTATCAAGTGGATCGCCGATGCTGCGCAGCCATTCGCCCGCCAGCCGGATCTCGATGGAGGTTGCGAGATTGACAAGATCGCCGGTGATCATCAGATGGTCCGGCTGTTTCGTGCGGATATCGCTCAACAGGAGATCCAATGTATTCACAAGCAGATGCTTGCGCCTGTTGCGGTGCCAGTTGATAAAGCCGGTGATGCGTTTCGAGGCCAGTTCGCGCACTGTCAGGCGAGGAAGCGGGCCGAGGTGAACATCTGAAATGTGCGCGAAGGTGTACATTGCTCGAGACATAGAGCTTGCAGGCCAAGGGGGCAACCCGCATGAGCAATGAAGGAATACAGGAAATCAGCGGATTGAGGACGAGGGTTATCGTTTCCGTCCTGCATCGGCTGTTTGCCTTCACGCGGGGCATGACGCTCGGGGTTCGCGCAGCTTGCTTTGACGCGCAAGGCCGCATCTTTCTGGTCCGCCATACCTATGTTCCGGGTTGGTATCTTCCGGGCGGGGGCGTCGAACACGGAGAAACCGCCGCGGCTGCCTTGGCGAAAGAGTTGCGAGAGGAAGGCAATCTGGAGATCGATGGCGAGCCGCTGCTGTTTCAGGTCTATCAGAACAGTCGCGCCAGCAAGCGAGACCACGTGATCCTCTACCGGGTGAATGTGCGGCAGACGGCGCCACGAGCGCCTGACCGGGAAATTGCCGAGAGCGGATTCTTTTCTCTCGACCATCTGCCCGTAGATGTCACCGCCGCGACGTTGCGGCGGCTGGAAGAGCTTTCAGGCGAGAGGCCAAAGCAGGAGATCTGGTAGGCTCATAAATGATCCCGACCGTGGGGTGTGTCGAGATCGAGTTGTGGTCCAACCGGCACCACACCTGTCGGATTGATCGTCTTGTGGCTTCGATAATAATGATGCTTGATGTGGCGGAGATTGACCGTCTGCCTGATGCCGGGGTGCTGATACAAATCCCGCAGATATCCCGAGAGTGCTGGATAATCAGCGATGCGGCGAATATTGCATTTGAAGTGGCCGACATAGACCGGATCGAACCGCACAAGGGTCGTGAAAAGACGCCAGTCCGCTTCCGTCAACTGGCTGCCGAAGAGATAGCGCTGTTGTGTTAGGCGGCGGTCGAGCTCATCCAGCATGGCGAATAGCGCGGTCACATTCTCCTCATAGGCAGCCTGCGTCGTCGCAAATCCAGCCTTGTAGACGCCGTTGTTGACCGCATCGTAGATGCGGGCGTTCAGCGCATCAATCTCTGTTCTCAACGATGATGGATAGAAGTCGAGCGTCGAGCCCGTCAGTGCATCAAAGGCCGAATTGAACATGCGGATGATTTCCGCCGATTCGTTAGAGACGATCGTCTCGTTCTTCTTGTCCCAGAGAACCGGCACCGTTACGCGGCCTGAATAGGTCGAATGCGCGCGCACATAGACCTGCCAGAGTGCGCGACTGCCGAACAGATGATCCGGCGTTGCATCCGGATCATCCTCCGTTTTGAATTCCCAGCCGTTATCGAGCATCAGAGGGCTGACGATGGATACGCTGATCATGTCCTCCAAGTTTTTCAGGGTTCGGAAAATCAGCGTGCGGTGCGCCCAGGGACAGGCGAGTGATACATAAAGGTGGTAGCGGCCCGCTTCTGCCTTAAAGCCGCCTTGACCGGACGGACCCGCAGAGCCATCCGGCGTGATCCAGTTGCGAAAGCGGGAGGCATCGCGCTTGAAATGCCCGCCCGTCGACTTCGTATCATACCAGACGTTCTGCCACTGGCCTTCGACAAGCATTCCCATGCGTTCATTCTCCTCGCTGTCGTCGTTGCAACGATACAAGTCCTCGAATGAAAAGCGAGTTCCGCAATGAAGACAGTGTGTTTTCGATAGACGACTATAAATTTTACTGTTATTGCGATTTTCCAAGTGAGGAAATCGACAATGGCCCAGACCCTGACACTTCGACGACGTTGATTGAACTGCCGGACGCCCCCTTGGCGTCGTTCACAATGCCGTTGTTTTGTCTTATATGGTCTGGCTGCTCATGAACAAGCACGATCTCGTCTACCTCACTGAAGATGCTTCCCACGATGAAATCATCGAGTTGATCAATGCCGAGGCCTTTGGTCCCGGTCGGTTCACCAAGTCATCGCAGCGTATTCGCGAACAGGGTCCGCATGACCGCTCGCTCTCCTTCATCTGCGCCGATGACGGCGAGACGATTGCCTCTGTGCGGATGACCGCAGTGAGAGCAGGCGGGGTTGACGGGCATCTGCTGGGGCCGCTTGCCGTGCGGCCATCGCACAAGAACCGGGGTATCGGACGTGAACTGGTTCGCATCGCAATCGAGGCCGCACGGCGTAAGGGCTCTGAGGCCGTCATTCTTGTCGGCGATGCTCCTTATTACATGCCCCTCGGGTTCGAGCGTGTTGCCTACAACGCGCTGACTTTCCCGGGACCAACCGATCCGGCGCGCATTCTGGTCGTGCCACTTGGCGAAAATGTTCATGCCCGTCTGAAAGGCGAAATTGCCTGGCAGGATTGGCAACCGGTGGCTCTGGCTCTCGCCGCGGAATAAGCTTCTCAGAAAACCTTGTTCAGCCAAGTGATGAATTGGCCGCCGGACATCGGGCCGTTCTTGCCGATGATCCTGTAGCCGTATTTCAGATAGGTCTGCAGCGCATCTGGGTTCATGGTGTCGAGATAGGCCCCGACACAGCCTCGTGCACGCGCTTCGTTCTCCGCCATGCTCAAGAGTCGGCCAGCAAGGCCATGACCGCGATTTTCATCCGGTATGAAGAGCAGCTGAACATAGAGCCAGTCGCGGGCCGTCCAGCCGATCAATCCGCCCGTGATCTCTCCAGTCTCTGAACGGAGGTAGATGCCGAGGTCGCGTTTGCTGCTCTCGCCGAACCGCGCATTGTTGTACGCGACCAGAGGCCCTCGGATAGCCTCTTCCATATCCGGCGTCACGACGTCGGAAACAACCAGATCAAATGCCATTTATCGTCCTTCGCGCCACCACATGGCGGAAATTGCCAGAAGAAGCGCTGCCAGTCCTGCAAAACCGGCGAAAAGCGGTGTCGAATCGATACCCTTCAGCACGGTTTCATCTGTCATGCGGATGACCATCCGGTTTGGATCATTGATCCTGACCTCGCCACGCACAGGCAGGAGATCGGGGATCGTCACGCCGTCGCCATTGGCCACGCGGCTGATCAAACCCCGCGTTTTCTGGGAATAGGGTGCAAGTACATCGCCGGTGGAAATCATGGCCTGGAATTCGGGCGCATCGACATTGCCGATATGAACCAGCGTCGAGAGGTCGCCATTGCGTATTTCGAACAGGCCGGTTTCATCCATCCGCTTCTCGATCCGGTAGAGACCCGGACCTGCCGCCGTGAAGGCGACGGTTTCTGTCTTGCCCGACGGATAGCGAATGGTCGCTGGACCCGGATCGTCGCCGATGGTCTGGCGCGTCGCCTCCAGGGTTCGGCCGACGGCGCGCGCAGTCAGCGCTTCCTCTTCGAGCTCCGGCTCTTTCATCAGCCAGTGCGCAATGCGCCGGTAGAGCGCCACATGCGGGCCGCCGCCTTCGAAACCTCGGGCCCATAACCAGCCCTGATCGGACAAGAGAGTAGCAATACGCCCTTCGCCCTTTCGATCCAGGACGAGGAGAGGGCGGGTGCCGTCGCCCAGCATCACTGTCTGGCCCTGCGGCGGATCCACATCCACCGTGCGGAACCAGCGTCCCCAGGCCGGCGGCTCTGCGGCTGCGCCATCCAGTCCACGCGTCACAGGGTGCTTCTTGCCTTCATCCGAAAGTCGCGGGAAGAACGGAGCATTGTGGACGCTGCCGCTCGGCAGGGCAGGTAGAACCGTAGAGAGTGGTGTGAGCGCAATTGACGAATCGCCGGCATATTCCGGGCCTGCTGCCACCAGCAGGGCGCCACCCTTTTCCACATATTGCGCGATATAATCGTAATAGAGCATCGGCAGGATGGGGGTCGTGCCGATGTTCTGGTAGCGGTCGAGGATGATCAGGTCGAAATCATTGATCTTCTCGA
The window above is part of the Rhizobium rhizoryzae genome. Proteins encoded here:
- a CDS encoding anti-sigma factor family protein, coding for MSDNLRQPSLDARLSAMLDGEVTEAEKSELDDILANDPNAKLTSDKLRQATEHGRTLFNEMLKEPVSLSLVRSIKTAPEGRRALRFPKQETVRQKLKPTYRLAITSSVIMFALGAAAGYMVGAPSHMMTYADIAGDPSKAWLDDVASHYRLFSRQSRHLVEIPANESAHIVEWLMATTGISFRIPDLTSEKLVFMGARLFSAGGRPVGELIYQNRDGEVIAICFTKFISPMPEKDMRESIRDDIGMVTWQGLQASYVLTGPSSDADLEGLATKIAGII
- a CDS encoding metallophosphoesterase family protein, which codes for MYTFAHISDVHLGPLPRLTVRELASKRITGFINWHRNRRKHLLVNTLDLLLSDIRTKQPDHLMITGDLVNLATSIEIRLAGEWLRSIGDPLDTTVVPGNHDAYVPGAHDRSVREWYPFIAADNDPNDWSDEDHIFPTYRRRGPIAIIGCSTSNATLPFSASGLFSSRQARETVNLLRKAGEEGLFRVVMIHHPPIRGAAASHKRMLGIRRFNAAISTGGAELVLHGHTHLNTLYHLKTHAGSVPVVGIASASQGPGGHKPPAAYNFFTLSGQPGSWNLACDRFGLTQEADAIAHEQRRVLYGTPAPLPEPPPLELEL
- a CDS encoding NUDIX domain-containing protein encodes the protein MSNEGIQEISGLRTRVIVSVLHRLFAFTRGMTLGVRAACFDAQGRIFLVRHTYVPGWYLPGGGVEHGETAAAALAKELREEGNLEIDGEPLLFQVYQNSRASKRDHVILYRVNVRQTAPRAPDREIAESGFFSLDHLPVDVTAATLRRLEELSGERPKQEIW
- a CDS encoding glutathione S-transferase family protein: MGMLVEGQWQNVWYDTKSTGGHFKRDASRFRNWITPDGSAGPSGQGGFKAEAGRYHLYVSLACPWAHRTLIFRTLKNLEDMISVSIVSPLMLDNGWEFKTEDDPDATPDHLFGSRALWQVYVRAHSTYSGRVTVPVLWDKKNETIVSNESAEIIRMFNSAFDALTGSTLDFYPSSLRTEIDALNARIYDAVNNGVYKAGFATTQAAYEENVTALFAMLDELDRRLTQQRYLFGSQLTEADWRLFTTLVRFDPVYVGHFKCNIRRIADYPALSGYLRDLYQHPGIRQTVNLRHIKHHYYRSHKTINPTGVVPVGPQLDLDTPHGRDHL
- a CDS encoding GNAT family N-acetyltransferase, which gives rise to MNKHDLVYLTEDASHDEIIELINAEAFGPGRFTKSSQRIREQGPHDRSLSFICADDGETIASVRMTAVRAGGVDGHLLGPLAVRPSHKNRGIGRELVRIAIEAARRKGSEAVILVGDAPYYMPLGFERVAYNALTFPGPTDPARILVVPLGENVHARLKGEIAWQDWQPVALALAAE
- a CDS encoding GNAT family N-acetyltransferase, giving the protein MAFDLVVSDVVTPDMEEAIRGPLVAYNNARFGESSKRDLGIYLRSETGEITGGLIGWTARDWLYVQLLFIPDENRGHGLAGRLLSMAENEARARGCVGAYLDTMNPDALQTYLKYGYRIIGKNGPMSGGQFITWLNKVF